In Candidatus Electrothrix scaldis, the genomic window AGGTTTCTTTCTTTTACTCCAAACGCTTGAATTTTATGAGCAACAAAGAGAGAACCTCACCACAAAGAATTAATAAGTATCAAGGAGGATGATGACATGAACATTTCCTGGAAACTCTGTTCAGTGCTTTCCGTATTGACGCTCAGCACCGGAGTATTTTTTCAACAGAATGCCTTTGCCGAAGAACCAGCACAGGAGGCAGCGAAAGAGCCGGTAAGAATAGGTGTGGCAGGGGCGCTCAGCGGCGATCTGGCTTCATACGGACTGCCCACAGCCCGGGCCGCAGAGCTTGTTGTGGAAAAGATTAATGCCGAGGGTGGGATCAACGGGGCTCCAGTGGAGCTTCTGGTGGAAGATGATGTCTGTAAACCGGAAATTGCCACCAACACGGCCACCAAATTGGTTTCTTCTGGTGCCAATGTTGTGATCGGCCATATCTGCTCCAGTGCAACCAAGGCTGCCCTGCCTATCTACGATGAGGCGAATCTCATTGTTATGTCACCTTCCGCCACAGATAGTGATCTGACCAAGAGCGGCAACTATCCTACCTTTTACCGAACCATTGCTCCTAACGATGCTCAGGCTAATTCCATCGTGAATTTTACCACCGATCATTTGCATGCACAAAAAGTTGCTATCATCCATGATAAAGGGGATTACGGTAAAGGCCTTGCCGAAGACGCCAAGCAGATTATTGAGCAGGGTGCCAAGGCAAAGATCGTTTTATTTGAGGGTATCACCCCTGGTGCGGTTGATTATTCCGCCGTGGTGCAAAAGGTGAAACGAACCAGGGCTGATGCGGTTATCTATGGCGGTTATCATCCAGAGGCATCAAAGATCGTTACCCAGATGCGGAGAAAACGGATGAAGACCCTGTTTATCTCTGATGATGGGGTGAAGGATGACACCTTTATCAAAGTGGCAGGCAAATATGCCGAAGGTGTTTATGCTACTGGACCGGCAGATGTCTCTGCTAACCCCATCACCCGTCAGTACCGTGAGGCCTATGTGAAAAAATATAAAGTAGAGCCTGGGCCGTTTTTTGATAATGCGGTCGCTGCTGCCCTTGCCTTGACCAATTCCATCCGCGTGGCGGGCTCCACAGAAACAGAGCAGATCGCCAGAACTCTGCATGAGCAGGCCACAGCTACTCCGTTCGGCGATATTATGTTTGATAAAAACGGAGATGCCATCGGAGTTGGTTATTCTTTGTATGAAGTGAAG contains:
- a CDS encoding branched-chain amino acid ABC transporter substrate-binding protein, yielding MNISWKLCSVLSVLTLSTGVFFQQNAFAEEPAQEAAKEPVRIGVAGALSGDLASYGLPTARAAELVVEKINAEGGINGAPVELLVEDDVCKPEIATNTATKLVSSGANVVIGHICSSATKAALPIYDEANLIVMSPSATDSDLTKSGNYPTFYRTIAPNDAQANSIVNFTTDHLHAQKVAIIHDKGDYGKGLAEDAKQIIEQGAKAKIVLFEGITPGAVDYSAVVQKVKRTRADAVIYGGYHPEASKIVTQMRRKRMKTLFISDDGVKDDTFIKVAGKYAEGVYATGPADVSANPITRQYREAYVKKYKVEPGPFFDNAVAAALALTNSIRVAGSTETEQIARTLHEQATATPFGDIMFDKNGDAIGVGYSLYEVKKGEFVQVQ